The Phormidium sp. PBR-2020 DNA segment ATGCTGAACCGGATGTGCAGGTGTTTTGTCTCCCGGAAGCCCCAACCTGGCCCAAGGCCCAGAAACGGGCGGCGGAAGCCTATCGCATGGCGGAGTTTGTGCAACAGTGGCTGGAGACGGGGGAGGTTGCTGCCGGGGAGATTGCCATTTTAGCCCGTACCAATGCCCCATTGGGAGTCTATGCGGAGGCCTTGGAAGCCCGAGGTATTCCCATTGCTTTGGCGGGAGGGGGTTCGTTGTTAGAGACGCGGGAAGCCAAGGATGGTATGGCGTTGCTGGAGTGTGTTTGTCATCCTGAAGATGATCGGGCGTTAGTGGCGGTGTTGCGAAGTCCCTTTTTTGCCTTGAGCGATCGCGCCCTCTTGTTAATTAAACAACAAACCGATGGCAATCCTTCCTTAACCTGGTGGCAACGGTTGCAACAGGTGGATTGGGCCTCTCTTGACTGTGAGGCTGAAGAACTTCCCCCTATTTCGCCCCTGACGGTGTTGGAGGCGTTACGGAAGTTCGCCCAGGAGGAGTCTCCGGCGAGAGTCTTGCAAGAGGGCGATCGCTTGACGGGCTATACAGCGGTGTTAGCCAATCTCCCGAGTTGTCGCCGTCGTCTAGCGGATTGGCGGGGATTTCGGGAGTTTGTGCGGGATATTGAGGGGGGCGATCGCAGTCTGTATAGCGTCGTGCGTCGCCTACAACGATTACGGGCCATGGATGCCGCCATTCCTCGGCTTCCCCTCGATGCCAGTAATGCAGTGTCCTTAATGACCATTCATGGGTCGAAAGGATTAGAATGGAAACGGGTAATTTTAGGGGATTTGTCCGTGAAATCTTCTGCCCGCAGCGACTCCGTTTTATTCGATCCAGAGATTGGGCTGGCGGTGAAGTTTAGTGATGATTTTGAACGAGAGGGAAAGCCATTTCTCTATGTTTATTTACAGCGACTTCAGCGACAACTCGAAGACCAGGAATCCCTACGGTTATTATATGTCGCCTTGACGCGATCGCGGGACAAACTCATCCTAACCGCCTGCGAACCCAAGGGCGGATTTTTAGAGCAATTACAGCCCGGATTCGACGCCGCCGCCATTCCCCTAGGAACCTGGGAACTGCCCCCAGACGAGGAACTCAGCTTCAGCGCCGCCCCACCTCCCGAACCGCCGCCCTTGGGAGAACTGTTACTCAGAGATTAACCGTTGTCATCCTGGAGTTTTTGCACCACATCCCGAGGCAACTCAGTCAAGTTAACAACCTGTTCTACCGTCATTCCTTGCCGGAGAAGATTGATAGCCACTTGCTGCTTGCCTTCCAGGATTCCCCGTTGTTTACCCCGTTGTTCACCCCGCTGTTCACCCCGTTGTTCACCAATTAGCTCTCCTTCTCGGAGAATTTCTTGATAGATAACTGACTCTCTCATGACATCTCTCCTAATAATTTGACGAATCACATCTTCACCCAGGACTAACCCAGCCAAAACTCCCGTGGCTGCTGCCAGGTTGCTGCGGGTTCGCCTGTCTTCTATTTTATCAAGTTCCTCAGCCACTTGGTTCAGAACTTGGGGGCGGTTGTCTGTGCGACTCAACACCGCAAAGGGCAACAAGCCAGGACATTGCAGAAAAAGGTCATTCGGTTGTTCCCAAAGCCGAATCACCCGAAATTGGCATTGCAGTCCTTCTATCCGAAAATAATCTTGGTAAACTAGGGGAGAATTACTGGGTTTCAGGTAAACTACAACCTGAACCATTCGCTTCTGGGGGAAACGTCGATGTCCCCGCAAGCGATAGTCCGCCATGCGAAAGGGGATTTCCTCGACAGGCAGGGTTTGAAATTCGCTGTGAAGCACCAAATCGTCCGACTGTTGGAGAATGAGTGCATCAGCTCGAATTGGCTCATTGGAGAGTTCTTTGGGACTTAATTTACTCAGTTTAACTGAGCGCCCCAACAACCAAGTGGCGACATCGTCGGGGAATGTCTCTGCCAAGAACTTACAGATATTGTCGTACATTTGGCTTCGGCTTTTTGTCTCTGTATTCAACGTGAGTTCAGCTTAGCCCGAACTCATGTTAACTTGATACCCAGGTGTGACAACCGGGAAAGGCGGGAACTGAACCGCACCAAACATCATTTTCTTGCCAAATCATCGCTTTAATCTTCATCGTTTGTCAGGTTCGGGTTGGCAAAGAGGCTATAATGGACTCTGCGCTCTATGGTGTTTTTATGAATCAGCAACCCACCGACAGATCCCACAACCTTCAGCAATTCTCTACACTACGGACAGAATTGCTATGGAAATATGATCAGGATGCGTGGTGTTATGAGGTGAATGATGCCGATGGCGTGAGACTGCTTCAGTCGATTGCTTCGGCTGCGATACTTCCATTATCGTAGAGGTATAGGTGTAGATTATGCCCATCCTGCTCGACCATCAAAACCGAGAAGTGCGTCTAACTGAAGAACGGTTAGCGCATATCCTGGCTCACCCTGAAATGGTCGGGATGGAAACCCAGATTGCTGACACCCTCAAACATCCTAAACTGGTGCGTCAATCGTGCAGTGATGAAAGCGTAGCACTGTTTTATCGGTTTTATACCCAAACATCAATTGGGAATAAATGGCTTTGTGTCGTGGTTAAGTATCTCCCTGACGACGCATTTATTGTCACCGCCTATTGCACAGATAAACCCAAAAAAGGAGAAAACCTATGGCAGAGCGAGTAAAAGTTTGGTTTGACCCGGAAGCTGACTTTTTAGAAGTCATTTTTTCCGATACTCCCGGTTATATGCGAGAAACCGAAAATGATGCTGTGATGGAGCGAGTAGATTTAGAGGGTAACTTGTTAGGCTTTTCAATTCTGGGGGTTAGTCAGCTTGCTCAATCAAAACCATTAATTGCTGAGTTGTTATCAGGAAAAGGAAGTGTAGCTTAACCCATGACCTCAACCCCTTCTAAC contains these protein-coding regions:
- a CDS encoding DUF2283 domain-containing protein, with the translated sequence MAERVKVWFDPEADFLEVIFSDTPGYMRETENDAVMERVDLEGNLLGFSILGVSQLAQSKPLIAELLSGKGSVA
- a CDS encoding Rpn family recombination-promoting nuclease/putative transposase gives rise to the protein MYDNICKFLAETFPDDVATWLLGRSVKLSKLSPKELSNEPIRADALILQQSDDLVLHSEFQTLPVEEIPFRMADYRLRGHRRFPQKRMVQVVVYLKPSNSPLVYQDYFRIEGLQCQFRVIRLWEQPNDLFLQCPGLLPFAVLSRTDNRPQVLNQVAEELDKIEDRRTRSNLAAATGVLAGLVLGEDVIRQIIRRDVMRESVIYQEILREGELIGEQRGEQRGEQRGKQRGILEGKQQVAINLLRQGMTVEQVVNLTELPRDVVQKLQDDNG